A single genomic interval of Longimicrobium sp. harbors:
- a CDS encoding BrnT family toxin — protein MGTRPPGFDWDDAASKRCEDEYGFSFFDLVWVFQDEYYDHLDLGEREREGEMRGVAIGRMRWGLIVAVVYTMRDGLRRLIWVRPARRGERKEFNEHNGLSDE, from the coding sequence GTGGGGACACGGCCACCCGGATTCGATTGGGACGACGCGGCAAGCAAGCGTTGCGAGGATGAGTACGGGTTTTCGTTTTTCGATCTGGTGTGGGTGTTCCAGGATGAATACTACGATCACCTCGATCTTGGCGAACGCGAGCGCGAAGGTGAAATGCGCGGCGTTGCCATCGGCCGAATGCGCTGGGGCCTGATCGTTGCTGTTGTATATACAATGCGCGACGGGTTACGCAGATTGATCTGGGTGCGTCCCGCTCGACGTGGAGAACGAAAGGAATTCAACGAGCACAACGGGTTGAGCGATGAGTAG
- a CDS encoding type II toxin-antitoxin system VapC family toxin, whose translation MLLDSNIIIYAAQPQHAALRVFTLERSPAVSVISLIEVLGFHRLHPDDRALFESFFRAAEILPLTDSVVQEAIRLRQQRKMSLGDSIVAATALQHRRTLVTRNTDDFRWITDLSLLDPLAPST comes from the coding sequence ATGCTGCTCGACAGCAACATCATCATCTACGCGGCGCAGCCTCAGCACGCGGCTCTACGAGTTTTCACACTGGAGCGCAGCCCCGCTGTCTCCGTCATCAGCTTGATCGAGGTGCTCGGATTCCATCGACTGCACCCGGACGACCGCGCCTTGTTTGAGAGCTTCTTTCGCGCGGCCGAAATCCTGCCGCTCACCGACTCTGTCGTTCAGGAGGCGATTCGGCTCCGCCAGCAGCGGAAGATGAGCCTCGGAGACAGCATTGTCGCCGCGACTGCGCTCCAACACCGACGTACGCTGGTGACCCGCAACACCGACGATTTCCGCTGGATCACGGACCTGTCCCTGCTCGACCCGCTCGCGCCCTCTACCTAA
- a CDS encoding HEAT repeat domain-containing protein yields the protein MSKEIVRAGAPDELPKDLRAYLPAVVAGLAELPLVGLLAKIPNEAWKQFSADRSEKEQRALIARLFEIGQQTNEDIAVLGAWAAGTFALHAELLSVLRSRGMGIEGEQLGAFARMTALVAYRSSVAREFQYADHRGIEGATRAAHVTSLELDEIYVMPHLVAERDRTSLRERERELLRRLTREADFTPQERARVEEEYAVLTGERWGGEKRGIEGSPLGAALLAERHAVVIGSPGVGKSTLSRYLARVCALGGDAVHTRLGWNESPLPVLLPLALFAEERRRRPGLALHDFIAQRMRERGGGALVEAVMGALEDGSALIILDGVDEVPESHARAAVVQAVDDLIAGHGQNRIIVTSRPFGYIPVRGDVPHFQLPNFTPDQVKEFVFKWQRAGEIKQHPGAPNFQNAEMEARSLIEELKRNSKVAELAANPLMLVIVSLIRYEKARLPEERVQLYNRAVNTLMDTWNQWRSLPGKDVGGVTLPLDRLVRVWGTIAEWTRRTNNTGIMHRTELKNRLVEVLQQREYDEEDAEATAESYLRAAADRAGVLEERGTNIFAFWHPTFEEFLAAVELATPTGEAARRLVPLADDPRWREVVLLAVGYVGVVQRDGKTASGIVEALMDDSLPVHEPLTHSRLLLAAACIADDVGARRTTAQRVIQQLAAAVRTYPYRPLISAFVKIVRSLPRVRPEKPLIAALETLTTHPSWEIRMEAARLLANAAATDPDGFRLCSALLYDADKNVQCHAALGLARAGVHTAESWAALRTFADPFAQVESAVRDFLVGAGEETLVSLMRFFEGLGARNRADHLALVRAVAAEEQAVRTLAGAMESEDPWRVVLAGRLLREAGYTGTAFTCRVVPLAFASDPVIRGESADLLRQQPELPEAAIKGLVAGLATPDPLARLDLVVLLRRLGYAGGELQDALVQLLESSEQGVWTEARGLLAQLPRAEGLVSALVERMQIASPRARLRIGSLLRHWECEPDELARAMAPLLQNDDPGVRAAAAGFLRELPHSAALVAAIAAQVGTEIPAALLLIAELLWQTSYRGEEVAMALAPLLLHEDQTVRTDASRLLEKLPVPARLGQTLVPHLESATPLSRIQIARVLRRAGYTGPELVEALAPLLDHPSDMIPNEAQQLLSGLPRSQPLIDRLVPSLAVRDAGARRAATRLLCGIGYEGPELDSALADLAEGGTDDADVVRFLARLPPSPPVAEALGRLLGSQTPEVRAEAARALVKMPRFARAAPLLLRALALGNVDVRADVARLISETDYTCETGARLAELLTGGDAGVTVDAARLLHQFGSPPRPLIDALQPLLEDPEAEARLGSALLLHELGYDVDALVPTLVALLGNESGAIHREASKRLADLPPTPSLIRALLGCIADRDSSAAGRALALLARMPSAPEFVDACAELLRSEDSQVRIRAATLLASVGFEGVELFRQIGSLVGDADRTVRATATKLMRDALPRLKEIRGNAGATPVRGIRGVLTRLQARYQRPQPDAYQAAVDALEEVLEEGRPNVRIEAARLLREADHRSPALARSLVPLLEEADPAIRSYALRLLREAPRGEILPALLPLIRTPNHAARIEILKLLGSLDYRGPDIAGVLLETVRDGSGSAKLEAAVLLRGMGHDSRSIPATLVDLLEAQDFAVRSAALRFLNQLPPADVPAPELLAAISRIDPGVRVEVARLLCSAGHTGEALEQGLVSLLPSRDPLVSSEAAKLLVSRPPSSTIPGLLSPLLSHEDPSVRLTTARLMKWAGDTGEAVRTSLVRLMSEDDSEIRHAAGGVLASMLSREEFYTNVEPLLDVDDDQVRILACTFLCDTGCSGESLDSTLASLLGANDYLIRESARELIGVTPQTDVRVSKILQLAASVPAPRGWTVDSFPGLWDAAGGATIDVLAAQIASADADVRVRAIEWIRKVPRSGTLFTRLAPLLGSATVPTRVVTARLLHEFGWFDEQLERTLLLLLATDDAGARDAAARLLTTVPRSPALHASLRELLGARQPEVRLAAAGLLLEFGTPADRLVPDLLALLRCDAPHVRLGASRLLIGIRHVDEVVVGALMGLCEVADMDLRFGAHELLQQLEPSESLTAVLVGFLDGGDLRVRATAAGLLREWNQSDELSVLALAALLRADDEWLQEQITDLLDEWGPSEVLVSALLPLLDTDNLNVRLNAMHLLRRQRQSPGVLRAMLRLSGADDSQAELILSGAGDTPLLGSPERIAVLADLARSRETDDPLQHAARAWVYEWLIDHTENTESLPLAA from the coding sequence ATGTCCAAGGAAATCGTCCGCGCCGGCGCGCCCGATGAACTGCCAAAGGATCTCCGCGCCTACCTCCCCGCCGTCGTCGCCGGCCTCGCGGAGCTTCCCCTCGTCGGCCTCCTCGCCAAGATCCCGAACGAGGCGTGGAAGCAGTTTTCGGCAGACCGCAGCGAAAAGGAGCAGCGGGCATTGATTGCGCGCCTCTTCGAGATCGGCCAGCAGACGAACGAAGACATCGCCGTCCTTGGCGCCTGGGCGGCCGGCACCTTCGCCCTGCACGCGGAGCTGCTGTCGGTGCTGCGTAGTCGGGGCATGGGCATCGAGGGGGAACAGCTCGGCGCCTTCGCCAGGATGACGGCGCTCGTCGCCTACCGGAGCAGCGTCGCCCGGGAATTCCAGTATGCGGACCACCGCGGGATCGAAGGCGCCACGCGGGCCGCACACGTAACGTCGCTCGAGCTGGACGAGATCTACGTGATGCCGCACCTGGTGGCTGAGCGTGACCGTACCTCGCTCAGGGAAAGAGAGCGCGAGCTCCTCCGCCGGCTCACCCGGGAGGCCGATTTCACCCCACAGGAGCGCGCCCGCGTCGAGGAGGAGTACGCCGTGCTAACCGGCGAGAGGTGGGGCGGGGAGAAGCGCGGCATCGAAGGCAGCCCGCTGGGCGCCGCGCTCCTGGCGGAGCGGCACGCGGTTGTCATCGGGAGCCCGGGGGTGGGCAAGAGCACGCTCTCACGTTACCTCGCGCGGGTCTGCGCGCTGGGGGGCGACGCCGTCCACACACGTCTCGGGTGGAACGAGTCCCCGCTACCCGTGCTGCTCCCTCTCGCGCTTTTCGCGGAGGAACGCCGCCGCCGGCCCGGGTTGGCGCTCCACGATTTTATCGCGCAGCGCATGCGCGAGAGGGGAGGAGGGGCGCTGGTGGAAGCGGTCATGGGCGCACTCGAGGACGGAAGCGCCCTGATCATCCTCGATGGCGTGGACGAAGTCCCGGAGAGCCATGCCCGCGCCGCCGTCGTGCAGGCCGTCGACGACCTGATCGCGGGCCATGGCCAGAACCGCATCATCGTCACGTCACGACCCTTCGGCTACATCCCGGTCCGTGGCGACGTCCCGCATTTCCAGCTGCCGAATTTCACTCCAGACCAGGTCAAGGAGTTCGTCTTCAAGTGGCAGCGCGCGGGCGAGATCAAGCAACATCCCGGCGCTCCGAACTTCCAGAACGCCGAGATGGAGGCCAGGTCGCTGATCGAAGAGCTCAAGCGCAATTCCAAGGTCGCCGAGTTGGCCGCCAACCCCCTGATGCTGGTGATCGTATCGCTGATCCGCTATGAGAAGGCCCGGCTGCCGGAAGAGCGGGTGCAGCTCTACAACCGGGCGGTCAACACCCTTATGGATACCTGGAACCAGTGGAGATCGCTCCCCGGGAAGGACGTCGGTGGCGTGACGTTGCCCCTGGACCGCTTGGTACGGGTCTGGGGAACTATCGCTGAGTGGACGCGGCGAACTAACAACACGGGGATCATGCACCGCACCGAGCTGAAGAACCGGCTCGTCGAGGTGCTTCAGCAGCGGGAATATGACGAAGAGGACGCGGAAGCGACGGCGGAAAGCTACCTGCGGGCCGCCGCGGACCGCGCCGGGGTTCTCGAAGAACGCGGGACCAACATCTTCGCCTTTTGGCATCCCACCTTCGAAGAGTTCCTGGCCGCCGTGGAGCTCGCCACACCCACCGGGGAGGCCGCCCGCAGGCTGGTCCCGCTCGCCGACGACCCCCGCTGGCGCGAGGTGGTGCTCTTGGCGGTCGGCTACGTGGGTGTCGTGCAGCGCGATGGCAAGACGGCGAGCGGCATCGTGGAAGCCCTGATGGACGACAGCCTACCCGTACACGAGCCGCTCACGCACTCTCGCCTGCTGCTAGCGGCAGCTTGCATCGCGGACGACGTCGGAGCGCGGAGGACGACGGCGCAACGCGTGATTCAGCAGTTGGCTGCCGCGGTCCGCACCTACCCGTACCGCCCGCTGATCTCCGCATTCGTCAAGATCGTGCGCTCCCTTCCCCGCGTACGGCCCGAGAAGCCGCTCATCGCCGCGCTCGAGACTCTCACCACCCATCCGAGCTGGGAAATCCGCATGGAGGCTGCGCGACTCCTGGCCAATGCCGCCGCGACGGACCCCGACGGGTTCCGTCTCTGCTCGGCCCTCCTATACGACGCCGACAAGAACGTGCAGTGCCACGCCGCGCTGGGTCTGGCGCGGGCCGGGGTTCACACCGCGGAGAGCTGGGCTGCCCTGCGCACCTTTGCCGATCCGTTTGCGCAGGTAGAGTCCGCCGTCCGCGACTTCCTGGTGGGCGCCGGCGAGGAAACACTGGTCTCGCTAATGCGGTTCTTTGAAGGGCTCGGTGCGCGGAACAGGGCCGATCACCTCGCCCTGGTGCGCGCGGTCGCGGCTGAGGAGCAGGCCGTCCGCACGCTGGCCGGAGCCATGGAGTCCGAAGACCCTTGGCGAGTCGTCCTTGCCGGCAGGCTGCTGCGGGAGGCGGGTTATACCGGCACCGCGTTCACCTGCCGTGTGGTGCCGCTGGCATTCGCGTCCGACCCCGTGATTCGCGGCGAGTCCGCGGATCTGCTCAGGCAGCAGCCCGAGCTTCCCGAAGCCGCGATCAAGGGCCTCGTGGCAGGTCTCGCCACGCCGGATCCGCTCGCGCGGCTTGACCTTGTGGTCCTGCTGCGGCGCCTGGGGTACGCCGGCGGGGAGCTGCAAGACGCACTCGTGCAGCTGCTGGAGAGCTCAGAGCAGGGGGTCTGGACCGAGGCGCGCGGGCTGCTCGCCCAGCTTCCTCGAGCGGAGGGGCTGGTCAGCGCGCTCGTGGAGCGCATGCAGATCGCATCCCCGCGTGCGCGCCTCCGGATCGGAAGCCTGCTGCGGCACTGGGAGTGCGAACCGGATGAACTGGCCCGGGCGATGGCCCCGCTACTCCAGAACGATGACCCCGGCGTCCGGGCCGCGGCGGCGGGCTTTCTGAGAGAACTCCCACACTCCGCCGCGCTGGTCGCCGCAATCGCGGCGCAGGTCGGGACAGAGATCCCTGCCGCACTCCTGCTGATCGCGGAGCTGCTCTGGCAGACGAGCTACCGAGGTGAGGAGGTGGCGATGGCCCTTGCTCCCCTCCTGCTGCACGAGGATCAAACCGTGCGGACGGACGCTTCCCGGCTGCTGGAAAAGCTGCCGGTACCGGCGAGGCTCGGCCAAACCCTCGTCCCGCACCTGGAGTCCGCCACGCCCCTCTCCCGTATCCAGATCGCACGCGTGCTGCGAAGAGCCGGTTATACGGGGCCCGAACTGGTGGAGGCACTGGCTCCGCTGCTGGACCACCCCAGCGACATGATCCCGAACGAGGCTCAACAGCTCCTGTCCGGTCTGCCGCGATCCCAGCCGCTGATCGACCGACTGGTGCCAAGCCTCGCCGTGCGCGACGCCGGTGCGCGGCGTGCCGCTACCCGCCTCCTGTGTGGGATTGGCTACGAGGGGCCCGAGCTCGATTCGGCGCTGGCCGATCTCGCGGAAGGCGGAACCGACGATGCCGATGTCGTTCGCTTCCTGGCGAGGCTCCCCCCGTCGCCTCCGGTCGCGGAAGCGCTCGGGCGGCTTCTCGGGTCGCAGACCCCAGAGGTTCGTGCGGAGGCTGCCCGCGCGCTGGTGAAGATGCCACGCTTCGCCCGGGCCGCGCCTTTGCTGCTCCGTGCCCTGGCGCTTGGTAACGTCGACGTGCGGGCCGATGTGGCGCGGCTGATCTCGGAGACGGATTACACCTGCGAGACCGGTGCTCGGCTGGCCGAGCTCCTCACCGGGGGTGATGCCGGAGTGACCGTTGATGCGGCTCGGCTCCTCCATCAGTTCGGATCTCCGCCGCGACCGCTGATCGACGCGCTGCAGCCACTGCTCGAAGATCCCGAGGCAGAAGCAAGACTGGGTTCCGCCCTTTTGCTGCACGAGCTCGGCTACGATGTGGACGCGCTCGTACCCACCCTGGTAGCCCTGCTCGGGAACGAGAGTGGCGCGATCCACCGCGAAGCATCGAAGCGGCTGGCGGATCTGCCGCCAACACCTTCGCTCATCCGCGCGCTGCTCGGCTGCATCGCGGACAGGGATTCCTCCGCCGCGGGAAGGGCGCTCGCGCTACTGGCGCGAATGCCCTCTGCCCCGGAGTTCGTGGATGCGTGTGCCGAGCTGCTTCGGTCGGAGGACAGCCAGGTTCGGATCCGTGCGGCTACGCTGCTCGCATCGGTAGGATTCGAGGGCGTCGAGCTCTTCCGGCAGATTGGAAGCCTGGTTGGCGATGCCGACCGGACCGTTCGCGCCACGGCGACGAAGCTGATGAGGGATGCCCTGCCGAGGCTGAAAGAGATCCGCGGGAACGCAGGGGCGACGCCGGTTCGGGGGATTAGGGGAGTCCTCACGCGGCTCCAGGCCAGATACCAACGCCCTCAACCCGACGCGTACCAAGCCGCGGTCGACGCCCTGGAGGAGGTCCTGGAGGAAGGCCGGCCGAACGTGCGCATCGAGGCTGCGCGGCTCCTGCGCGAGGCGGACCACCGCAGCCCCGCGTTGGCCAGATCGCTCGTGCCGCTCCTGGAGGAAGCCGACCCGGCGATCCGGTCCTACGCCCTCCGGCTTCTCAGGGAAGCGCCGCGGGGCGAGATACTCCCCGCACTCCTGCCGCTGATCAGAACGCCCAACCACGCCGCGCGGATCGAGATCCTCAAGCTGCTCGGCAGCCTCGACTACCGGGGACCGGACATCGCCGGCGTGCTGCTGGAAACCGTGCGGGATGGCTCCGGCAGCGCAAAGCTGGAGGCCGCCGTTCTCCTTCGCGGTATGGGGCACGATAGCCGGAGCATACCCGCTACGCTCGTGGATCTCCTGGAGGCCCAGGATTTCGCGGTGCGGTCCGCCGCCCTACGGTTCCTCAACCAGCTCCCGCCCGCGGACGTGCCCGCGCCGGAGCTCCTGGCAGCTATCTCACGGATCGACCCGGGGGTGCGGGTTGAAGTAGCCCGTCTGCTGTGCAGCGCCGGACACACCGGCGAAGCGCTCGAACAGGGGCTCGTATCGCTTCTGCCGTCGCGTGATCCGCTCGTGAGCTCCGAGGCCGCCAAACTCCTGGTCTCGCGACCGCCCTCCAGCACCATCCCGGGATTGCTGTCGCCCCTGCTCAGCCATGAGGATCCCTCCGTCCGGCTGACCACGGCCAGGTTGATGAAATGGGCGGGCGACACGGGCGAGGCGGTGAGGACCTCCCTGGTGCGCCTGATGTCGGAAGATGATTCTGAGATCCGCCACGCGGCCGGCGGGGTGTTGGCGTCCATGCTGTCACGGGAGGAATTCTACACGAACGTCGAACCGCTGCTCGACGTGGACGACGACCAGGTCCGGATTCTCGCATGCACTTTCCTGTGCGACACCGGCTGTTCGGGGGAAAGCCTGGACAGCACGCTCGCATCGCTGCTTGGCGCGAACGACTATCTGATCCGTGAGAGCGCCCGTGAGCTGATCGGCGTCACGCCGCAGACCGACGTGCGCGTGAGCAAGATCTTGCAACTGGCCGCGTCCGTGCCTGCACCCCGGGGGTGGACGGTGGACAGTTTTCCCGGTTTATGGGACGCAGCCGGGGGAGCAACGATCGACGTGCTCGCCGCTCAGATCGCCTCCGCCGACGCGGACGTGCGCGTCAGGGCGATCGAGTGGATCAGAAAGGTTCCGAGATCCGGCACCCTCTTCACACGTCTTGCCCCGCTGCTTGGTTCCGCAACCGTCCCGACCCGCGTGGTGACCGCACGGCTGCTCCACGAATTTGGCTGGTTCGACGAACAGCTGGAGCGGACACTGCTGCTCCTCCTCGCCACCGATGACGCGGGCGCACGGGATGCCGCCGCACGGCTCCTGACGACGGTACCCCGCTCGCCCGCACTGCACGCGTCGCTGAGGGAGCTGCTGGGGGCGCGGCAGCCGGAGGTGAGGCTCGCCGCGGCCGGGCTGCTCCTGGAGTTCGGGACTCCGGCCGACCGGCTGGTCCCGGACCTGCTCGCGCTGCTCCGCTGCGATGCCCCTCACGTGCGTCTCGGGGCGAGCCGTCTGCTGATCGGCATCAGACACGTCGACGAGGTGGTCGTCGGCGCGTTGATGGGGTTGTGCGAGGTCGCGGACATGGACTTGCGGTTCGGAGCGCATGAGCTGTTGCAGCAGCTGGAGCCCTCCGAGTCACTGACGGCGGTGCTCGTCGGGTTTCTAGACGGCGGCGACCTGCGGGTGCGGGCGACCGCCGCGGGGCTCCTCCGCGAGTGGAACCAGTCCGACGAGCTCTCGGTGCTCGCGCTCGCCGCACTGCTCAGGGCGGACGATGAGTGGCTTCAGGAGCAGATCACCGACCTCCTAGATGAGTGGGGTCCCTCCGAAGTCCTGGTATCGGCCCTCCTGCCGCTGCTCGACACGGACAACCTCAACGTGCGCCTGAACGCGATGCACCTGCTCAGGCGTCAACGCCAATCTCCAGGCGTACTGAGGGCGATGCTCCGCCTTTCGGGGGCCGACGACTCCCAGGCGGAGCTGATCCTGAGCGGCGCGGGAGACACGCCACTCCTCGGCTCGCCCGAGCGCATCGCGGTCCTGGCCGACCTGGCGCGTTCGCGGGAAACGGACGATCCGCTGCAGCATGCCGCCCGGGCATGGGTGTACGAGTGGCTCATCGACCACACGGAGAACACGGAGTCGCTCCCGCTCGCCGCCTGA
- a CDS encoding DNA/RNA non-specific endonuclease: MPFPRIAARARVALGAVAAALLAACSADAPTATSPTPQEPRFYTYPSAIYRSHIEFGAPIGTASSDVRLSKNTHYISYNCTRGGPNWVSWNLNKTHYGDAPRATSFYTDATLPSGCYRVTTSDYTNSGYSRGHMVRSEERTWSSEHNKQTFLMTNILPQYQDLNGGPWYKFEQYLQTQAQTYDKEIYVMAGGYSYSGTLLGAGKVAIATRNYKIALLMPYGQGLSQATTTGSIQVIAIDMPNTTGISTHSWESYRTTVDAIESRTGYDFLPLLADAVETYWEAR, from the coding sequence ATGCCGTTTCCCCGCATCGCCGCGCGCGCACGCGTGGCACTCGGCGCCGTAGCCGCCGCGCTGCTGGCCGCCTGCTCCGCCGACGCCCCCACCGCGACCTCCCCGACCCCGCAGGAACCCCGCTTCTACACCTACCCCAGCGCCATCTACAGGAGCCACATCGAGTTCGGCGCGCCCATCGGGACGGCTTCGAGCGACGTGCGGCTCTCCAAGAACACGCATTACATCTCGTACAACTGCACGCGCGGCGGGCCCAACTGGGTGTCGTGGAACCTCAACAAGACGCACTACGGCGACGCGCCGCGCGCCACCAGCTTCTACACGGACGCGACGCTCCCCAGCGGGTGCTACCGCGTGACCACCTCGGACTACACCAACTCCGGCTACAGCCGCGGCCACATGGTGCGCAGCGAGGAGCGGACGTGGTCCAGCGAGCACAACAAGCAGACCTTTCTGATGACCAACATCCTGCCGCAGTACCAGGACCTGAACGGCGGGCCATGGTACAAGTTCGAGCAATATCTGCAGACGCAGGCGCAGACGTACGACAAGGAGATCTACGTCATGGCGGGCGGCTATTCGTACAGCGGCACGCTGCTGGGGGCGGGGAAGGTGGCCATCGCCACGCGCAACTACAAGATCGCGCTGCTGATGCCGTACGGTCAGGGACTGTCGCAGGCTACCACCACGGGGAGCATCCAGGTGATCGCCATCGACATGCCCAACACCACCGGCATCTCAACCCACTCGTGGGAGTCGTACCGCACCACGGTGGACGCCATCGAGAGCCGCACGGGCTACGACTTCCTCCCCCTGCTGGCCGACGCCGTCGAGACGTATTGGGAAGCGCGTTGA
- a CDS encoding YbjN domain-containing protein codes for MSPGDDSGFESDETEVDRLLREIHSGVEVPVLLPIVRGALDAMEWSYTEPDGDGLVCEMAGEHTVYSFLFRVDEKLEIVCCYARVGFRVPAEKRLQVCEALTRANYGLRVGNFEMDMEDGEIRYKASVDMEGGVLGETMVQNLVRASVAGFDRYYPAVMRVVYAGTSPAEAVAEAER; via the coding sequence ATGAGCCCCGGCGACGACTCCGGCTTCGAATCCGACGAGACGGAGGTGGACCGCCTCCTCCGGGAGATCCATTCCGGAGTCGAGGTGCCCGTGCTCCTCCCCATCGTGCGCGGCGCTCTGGACGCCATGGAGTGGAGCTACACCGAGCCGGATGGCGACGGGCTGGTGTGCGAGATGGCGGGCGAGCACACCGTCTACAGCTTCCTCTTCCGTGTGGACGAGAAGCTGGAAATCGTGTGCTGCTACGCGCGCGTGGGCTTCCGCGTGCCGGCTGAGAAGCGCCTGCAGGTGTGCGAAGCGCTCACCCGCGCCAACTACGGCCTGCGCGTGGGCAACTTCGAGATGGACATGGAGGACGGCGAGATCCGCTACAAGGCCAGCGTGGACATGGAGGGCGGCGTGCTGGGCGAGACGATGGTGCAGAACCTGGTGCGCGCCAGCGTCGCCGGCTTCGACCGCTACTATCCCGCCGTGATGCGCGTGGTGTACGCCGGCACCTCCCCCGCCGAAGCCGTCGCGGAGGCCGAGCGCTGA
- a CDS encoding nuclease A inhibitor family protein, whose amino-acid sequence MTDSTRVRLERAAEGLVYTSEGDAPFEWVELGAAQALTPEGFRALAGAAPGARVQEVPLDRFFAGHIEESDPGDPAAQALRERYEALREALRDSLAEVRVFRVGEVEIRCYVVGRTPGGTTVGLVTTAWET is encoded by the coding sequence TTGACGGACTCGACCCGCGTCCGCCTGGAGCGCGCCGCGGAGGGGCTGGTCTACACCAGTGAGGGCGACGCGCCGTTCGAATGGGTGGAGCTCGGCGCCGCGCAGGCGCTGACGCCGGAGGGGTTCCGCGCCCTGGCCGGCGCCGCGCCGGGCGCGCGCGTGCAGGAGGTGCCGCTCGACCGCTTCTTCGCGGGCCACATCGAGGAGAGCGACCCCGGCGACCCCGCGGCGCAGGCCCTTCGCGAGCGGTACGAGGCACTTCGCGAGGCGCTGCGCGACTCGCTGGCCGAGGTGCGCGTGTTCCGCGTGGGCGAGGTCGAAATCCGCTGCTACGTCGTGGGCCGCACGCCCGGCGGCACCACTGTGGGGCTCGTGACCACGGCCTGGGAGACCTGA